A window of Rhododendron vialii isolate Sample 1 chromosome 11a, ASM3025357v1 genomic DNA:
AAGATCTTgcgaaacaacaaaaaacatcGACATTTGAAAGACGAAACATTACCTGAAGATGCATAATTTCTGAAGCCCTTCTTTGTCCTCTTGATTCTGCCACTGCAATGCTCCCCACCACTGCTCATCTGCTTCGATACTTTCCAGATTAGCTACGTCACCTTTGTTGAAAGGCAATTTACGCAAACCTGGGCACCCGAAGACTTCGAGCTTCTCCAAGGATGGCCACTCCAATGACTCAACGGCACAAATGCTGCTTAATTTTGCCATGTCAATGAGAATCAGTTCCTCGAGTTTCGGCAGTACAGGTAGATTTCCAACAACATCAGCTTCTGGAATTATGTCTTTAACTTCATTGCACTTCTTAATTTTCAAATGCCGGATTCCACAAAGCAATTGAATTGCGCCGGGAGGAAAAACCTCGACCAGAATTTGACAACCGGATAGAACAAGAGTCGTTAATTTGGTTAGAGTTCCAGGTTGAAGTGGTCCTTCCTTCCAAATGCTTTTCAACATGGGCAGATTCCTTACGAACAATTGCTCTAAATTAGGTAGCAACTCACTACCCACTGTATCCATGATGGTTTCAATCGTGTCGCAACTCTCAACATGACAACCTCGGATCTTGTTCATGTTTGTGGTTCCAAAGTCTAATAGCTGCTTGATGTCCTTGTGGTTGACTAAATCAAATCCCTCGGCTTCTGCAAGGACCTCAAGAATTGGATTATTGCTACCAACACCGTTGCAATACTTGACATACTTTTTATATATAACGAAGTTTGGATTCTGTTCCAAGTTTTGGCAACCGATGAAAAAACGGAACGGCCCAATTCTTCTGACCACTTTCCACCAACTCCTCCTGATATAAATTAGAAGAATTCTCGCATCTGGAACGCGGATACGGACAGTCATAGGTGCAACCTCTATGACATCTACAATCGTATTGGGAAAGCAAACCCTTAGTCTCTTGAATTTTCGCAAAGTAGCGACTTCTTTCATTATATTCTCTACCACCTCATAAGTCAACTGCTGGGGAGATTTCACATCAATGACCAATTCTTCCAATCTAGAAAGTTTTGAAATCATGTCGTAGTTGAAACTCAAGTCTTGAGCGTCATTTCCGTTTCCAAATGATACCCACAAGCGCTTTAAGAAGATCACCTTCTCAATGTGTGGTGGTATATTAGTGATTCCACTCCCATGAATATCAAGTGATTCAAGATGAACAAGTTCCCCGATGTGAGAAGGGAGCTCCACCAATTGTTCGCAATTGCTGAGGTCTAGGACTTTGAGGCTGATCAAGATTGAAAGACATGATGGTAATGACGTGATACCAGTATGAGATAAATCCAACACTCGAAGATTTATCATATGCTCAAAGAATGCTGGAGGGATGTTTTCCAGACCTAAATTCTTCTGTAGGAATAGGGTGGAAAGCATGCTACAATCCGGGGAATCGGGCAATCGATCCAACTCATTGTCACCCAAGGAgatcctcttcttctccctccagGATTCCTCATCCGGGGGCTCTCTTAGTTCTTTGTTAGTTTCAACCAAATGTTTACATTCAGGATAACCTTCTGATATGTATAGTGCCACCCGTCGGATGAATTTATGCATGGTAACATGATAATCACTCTTACCTTCCTCAAGCAACGACACATTCTTTAGGTGACTCAATACTAAATCCCCAATCACGACACGCACCTTTCTCGCGTCATTGCCATTGCCAAGAAGATCTTCTGCTTCCCAACACCCCAACAAAGAATCTATGTTGATCTCGCTATTCTCGGGATATAATGCACCATACAGGAAACATATCTTATACCGATCATCACCCAACTCATTAAAACAAAATCTcaacaattcataaatttcCTTAATGCCTCCGCATTCTTGACTAGGCCACATCCTCCAACTATCCAGTCCATCACTCCAAAGGATTTCAGTGTTCTTCAATTTGAAAGTATTTGCCACTTTTTCAATCAAGAGCGGAAGTCCACAACACTCTCTGCACACTCGCCATGCAAGTGGTCCGATTCTTAGATCTTCAATAAGTTTTTTGCTTCCTAAAACATTTTGAAACATCTTCCATGCCTCATCAGGAGACAAATATGCCACCTTAACCGCCTTGTCCGCCATTGAGTTACAAACCTGACGCAACCTAGTTGTCAATACTATCTTGCTGCCATTGTCGCTAAAAGGAATCccaatttcatttaaattgaGATATTCTTTGACATCATCCAAAAGGAGCAAGAACTTCTTTCCCTTCAACTCAGTAGATATTCTTTGGGCAACTTCATCGGCATTGCTAGTTTTTGCCATTGTTAGTTTCAGTCTTCGCGCAATAGTGCGTTGtagatgttttctttttagattttcatTGCCCCCCTCTTTTGATACCGTGAGCCAGATGACGAAGTCAAACATCGTGGCAACTTGATCATGGTTATTCAAGTTGAGCATTACGGTAGTTTTCCCAATCCCCACAGTCCCATGGATACCAATAACATTAACCTCGTATCTTTTCAACCAATCCAATATCTTCTCTAGTGGCTTTCGAAGTGTTTCATATTTCCTGATATCTGGCCCCTTCCTCTTTACGATAGATTCTGGTGCGCGATCTACCAACATTTTGCCCTTGATATCATTGCTCTCTTGCAAAAGATTGATTACTTTCTCGTGCATCAGTTTCATCTCTTCTCTAAAATCCGGATATGAAAAAATTGACCAGAGAGATGTCTCTTCTTTGCTTTGATTGTTATATTGGGCTATTAAATCTTTCGCCCGATCTTCAATCTCCATCACCCTGTGTACCCATTCCATGTATGTTCTAGATGGCACCCTCATCTTATTCTTCTCTACGTCAATCTCAAAATCCTTCCTTACAGAACCTAGAACTTGTACTGCTTCATTCAAATTATCACAAATCTCCTCTGGATTGTCCGAAAGTGAGACTTTGAGAGTATCCCAAAATGCCTGCTTAGCTTCGGAAACAGCCTGCACTAACCCTGCTGTTGCCCCTACTACACCGGTAACTGCTCCTATTGTAGCAAACGGGTCAGCCATCAAGAAACTGAGAACTCGTAGTGGAAGACCTGGAAGAAGCAAATTTAGAGAAAACCTTAGTAAGAATGGACTAACTGCAGTACTGTACGAGCTACTGTAAATAACTCATGCTCAgctcaaatatttcttttattggtCAATTAATTCATGGAAAACCAAAACCCAATTACAGGCTCGAAGGGGCATCCCCCGAGAAAAGAAACAACCAACACAACAAAGCTAAGgtctatgtagcacggacacggacacgacaCGGACACgcaaattttcagaaaatgggGGACACAACACAATGGGGTACacgttatatatatacatatatcaaaaatttaaaaaacattCAAATAAGATAAAAGTTTAATAATATCATAACCGGATAGCCCTAAATCTGatcacacagagagagagagaaagagagaacacGTTGAAACACAAAGAGTGTCCTGAAAGTGTCCCTAAAGCGTACACTTTGATTCATTTTAAAAGTTTTTATAATTGCATTTTTACCCTCAAAGTGTCCTGAAAGTGTTCGTAAAGTGTCGGACCCaaaatattgggaaaaaaacaGGATACTATGGGAGAAGTGTCGGACACGTGTCGGGAGCATGTCCTGCGCGCGTCCATGTCCGACACCGGTACGTCGCTTCTGCcggagtgtcggtgctacataggcCAAGGTCAAAAGACCAACAACCAGAAAACAGAAACAATGACCAAAAAACACCAAGCACCAAGCTGGGCCTATAAGGAACATCATCGTCAGAAGGGCAAAGAAAAAAGTCAGAAAGGAGCAAACACGATTGGGGAAATGTGTCATTCCTTAAACAACTTATTATTGTCAATTCTCTGGGTGTTCTTCCAAGTACTTATTCATGACCTTGAGTCATTCTCTACCTTGGCAGTTACATAGTCAATCTCAACACACTTATGTTGGCAAATCCTACCATTCCTTTCTCCCCCATCGATGATATAAGATTTCAGCTATAGATATTTTAAAACTAGTGTAAAGAAGGCTTCCCCTCTTCCCCCCATGTTGTTTGGCCCACTCGTGTCAAATATCGTATCACAGACAACGCAGCACATTTGTTATCGTG
This region includes:
- the LOC131306372 gene encoding probable disease resistance protein At4g27220 isoform X1 — translated: MADPFATIGAVTGVVGATAGLVQAVSEAKQAFWDTLKVSLSDNPEEICDNLNEAVQVLGSVRKDFEIDVEKNKMRVPSRTYMEWVHRVMEIEDRAKDLIAQYNNQSKEETSLWSIFSYPDFREEMKLMHEKVINLLQESNDIKGKMLVDRAPESIVKRKGPDIRKYETLRKPLEKILDWLKRYEVNVIGIHGTVGIGKTTVMLNLNNHDQVATMFDFVIWLTVSKEGGNENLKRKHLQRTIARRLKLTMAKTSNADEVAQRISTELKGKKFLLLLDDVKEYLNLNEIGIPFSDNGSKIVLTTRLRQVCNSMADKAVKVAYLSPDEAWKMFQNVLGSKKLIEDLRIGPLAWRVCRECCGLPLLIEKVANTFKLKNTEILWSDGLDSWRMWPSQECGGIKEIYELLRFCFNELGDDRYKICFLYGALYPENSEINIDSLLGCWEAEDLLGNGNDARKVRVVIGDLVLSHLKNVSLLEEGKSDYHVTMHKFIRRVALYISEGYPECKHLVETNKELREPPDEESWREKKRISLGDNELDRLPDSPDCSMLSTLFLQKNLGLENIPPAFFEHMINLRVLDLSHTGITSLPSCLSILISLKVLDLSNCEQLVELPSHIGELVHLESLDIHGSGITNIPPHIEKVIFLKRLWVSFGNGNDAQDLSFNYDMISKLSRLEELVIDVKSPQQLTYEVVENIMKEVATLRKFKRLRVCFPNTIVDVIEVAPMTVRIRVPDARILLIYIRRSWWKVVRRIGPFRFFIGCQNLEQNPNFVIYKKYVKYCNGVGSNNPILEVLAEAEGFDLVNHKDIKQLLDFGTTNMNKIRGCHVESCDTIETIMDTVGSELLPNLEQLFVRNLPMLKSIWKEGPLQPGTLTKLTTLVLSGCQILVEVFPPGAIQLLCGIRHLKIKKCNEVKDIIPEADVVGNLPVLPKLEELILIDMAKLSSICAVESLEWPSLEKLEVFGCPGLRKLPFNKGDVANLESIEADEQWWGALQWQNQEDKEGLQKLCIFRSHSDATQ
- the LOC131306372 gene encoding probable disease resistance protein At4g27220 isoform X2; the encoded protein is MADPFATIGAVTGVVGATAGLVQAVSEAKQAFWDTLKVSLSDNPEEICDNLNEAVQVLGSVRKDFEIDVEKNKMRVPSRTYMEWVHRVMEIEDRAKDLIAQYNNQSKEETSLWSIFSYPDFREEMKLMHEKVINLLQESNDIKGKMLVDRAPESIVKRKGPDIRKYETLRKPLEKILDWLKRYEVNVIGIHGTVGIGKTTVMLNLNNHDQVATMFDFVIWLTVSKEGGNENLKRKHLQRTIARRLKLTMAKTSNADEVAQRISTELKGKKFLLLLDDVKEYLNLNEIGIPFSDNGSKIVLTTRLRQVCNSMADKAVKVAYLSPDEAWKMFQNVLGSKKLIEDLRIGPLAWRVCRECCGLPLLIEKVANTFKLKNTEILWSDGLDSWRMWPSQECGGIKEIYELLRFCFNELGDDRYKICFLYGALYPENSEINIDSLLGCWEAEDLLGNGNDARKVRVVIGDLVLSHLKNVSLLEEGKSDYHVTMHKFIRRVALYISEGYPECKHLVETNKELREPPDEESWREKKRISLGDNELDRLPDSPDCSMLSTLFLQKNLGLENIPPAFFEHMINLRVLDLSHTGITSLPSCLSILISLKVLDLSNCEQLVELPSHIGELVHLESLDIHGSGITNIPPHIEKVIFLKRLWVSFGNGNDAQDLSFNYDMISKLSRLEELVIDVKSPQQLTYEVVENIMKEVATLRKFKRLRVCFPNTIVDVIEVAPMTVRIRVPDARILLIYIRRSWWKVVRRIGPFRFFIGCQNLEQNPNFVIYKKYVKYCNGVGSNNPILEVLAEAEGFDLVNHKDIKQLLDFGTTNMNKIRGCHVESCDTIETIMDTVGSELLPNLEQLFVRNLPMLKSIWKEGPLQPGTLTKLTTLVLSGCQILVEVFPPGAIQLLCGIRHLKIKKCNEVKDIIPEADVVGNLPVLPKLEELILIDMAKLSSICAVESLEWPSLEKLEVFGCPGLRKLPFNKGDVANLESIEADEQWWGALQWQNQEDKEGLQKLCIFR